A genomic region of Mercenaria mercenaria strain notata unplaced genomic scaffold, MADL_Memer_1 contig_3927, whole genome shotgun sequence contains the following coding sequences:
- the LOC123537999 gene encoding complement C1q tumor necrosis factor-related protein 4-like — protein sequence MGKIVATVSAFSVYNPYNRTSDGVSRLTFSSIIYQHGNDFDLSSGTYKCSIPGTYYFAATLVKKRSSSRVDLVDCDLYKNRNKLIIIKVDPTDNDTDKGSAAISQSVVINLDKGDNVYLGSCSDPSTRMEYWSSFTGFLLYPDD from the exons ATGGGCAAGATTGTTG CAACGGTGTCTGCATTCTCTGTTTATAACCCATACAACCGCACGTCCGATGGTGTATCTAGACTTACATTCTCCAGCATAATATACCAGCATGGGAATGATTTTGATTTGTCTTCTGGAACGTACAAGTGCTCCATACCTGGAACCTATTATTTTGCTGCCACCTTAGTGAAGAAAAGATCAAGTTCCAGAGTGGACCTTGTAGACTGTGATCTTTACAAAAATCGAAATAAACTTATTATAATTAAGGTCGACCCAACAGACAATGATACAGACAAAGGGAGTGCGGCAATATCCCAGTCTGTTGTGATCAATCTTGACAAGGGAGACAACGTGTATCTCGGCAGCTGCAGTGATCCGAGTACCCGTATGGAATATTGGTCTTCATTTACCGGATTTCTTCTTTATCCTGATGATTGA